The nucleotide sequence GGAGCTGAGCGGGACTGTGAGGGAGATTCTGGGGACGTGTGTCTCTGTTGGGTGCACTGTTGATGGGAAGGACCCCAAGGATCTTCAGCAGGAGATTCAAGAGGGTGAGATTGAGATCCCTGAGAACTAAggaatcaaaagaaaagaaattatctttttagtTTTGGGTTGTTGTTGCGTTTTGTTATCTCTGTTTAAGAAtattttgtggttttgattATGAGAATTTGAAATTGCGTTTGATGTTCTATGCTATTGGTCTCTACAAAGTTTTGAGCTTTGAtcattattttttgcttatggATGGTAGAAAGATGGGCATTTTCAGgcttttttatttgatttctaGACTGGTTCTTGTTCACCGCATAGGTATTAGTGCTAAGCTTTCGACACTGGTTCTTGTTCATCCTAACTCTTCGCTCTTCATGTTGATTATCAATAGGGTTTATGTTAGTTTGCTTCCGATACTATGTCAATGCTAAGTGAAGGTTTTGCTTTTGCATGAATTGTGAGTGGATAACATGGTCATCTGATTTCCTGGAAAGAGTTTTGGCTCAATTTATACGGTGTCACCATTCGGAAGAATTCCAAATACGAGTAAAACATTCTTGCGAGTTCTCGTCTATTGAATTGCTTTCTCTGTTATGTGATGTTTATAAAGTATTGAGCTCCTCCAatattgttcttgtttttgtttttggaaattttcaaCTAGCGCATGTGTAGATTAATCATTTTCTCACATAGTCAGATTCAGTCGTGTAAAACATTTCCAACTCCGAGAACAAGATTAGGGTCTAGATCTTCAAGACtatcaaaacaaattaaagTGGAAAATCTTCATTATCGTTAAATGGTGTAACAAAGACTTTTTAAGATCACCGGAAGATTCAACGGTAAAAATGTTACTACTTGGTTGTAACAAAGACTTTCTCATTTGTTCAGTACTACTAGAAAGCTTCGAGTTCGTGAAGTGATTTGTTGCTTCAAGCAATATCTTATAACAACCTACTTTGCTCACTCTCATACTTGTGGCCTTGAAGTAAAACTCCGAGAAAAATCTTTTCAGATCACGTGTCTTACCCTCAAGTTACTAACCGTGATACCTGTTTTTCCTTCAATTCTTCTGTGTCAGTTACATCTATCAACATactttagagcatctccaaaaagactctctattatagagttttgcaaattctatatttgaagtttcaaggtgttcttctcaaaaaaaaaacttcaaatttaacttcaaaactatttgtaatCTACACTATgctccttatatttgtcataattaatataaatccataaaacttttgtagataactagcacatatataaaaatattgtagtaatattaattaataaaatcttacattaaaatataaaattataaatagaaatatataattaaatattaaactacaataaaaataagacattattacataaaattattttattaatgcttCATTTTCGATtgtacaaaatttgtttggacaatattttagaagttcCGGAAAAAATTTgctagactattagtgttgatgtaatatttaaatttgtataacaattatgtcttcatgtatatatcttcttaaaaaattattaagtttcttttgtaatattatttttgtctaaatctagttttaaaatattataaatcttattttgatttttttaaacaacttttatatgtaaaattttaatttataaaaataaatttgaaatatttaaaatatacagaagttttaaagattaaaaccaTGAATgaaaaaatacttaagaatcataaatgtaatgtataattaattataaggatCAAGATGCagataaaaagatgaaacttcaaatttagagttttgaatagtgaaacttcatatttagagttttaaaactctaaatttgaagttttgaagttctttTTTTGGAGAGccaaaaactctatatttgaagttatagagttttttttggaaatgcTTTTAGTACCGTACGAAGAGTTAAGGTCTGCTGATTAATTAACAGAGCACTAAAACCAGTAGAAACACACAACGTAGCAACTTCACTGAAAACACACATACAATGAGTTCATAATGGCGACTGCTTATTTTAGATTAAACCATAGAAGTGCCCAGTCGCTGGAGCTAACTTCTACAGCTTTGCTCTTATACATGAGCAAATATTGTAGCAAACATAGAAAAAACAATACAACATAATTTATCAAACAacatagttttagtttttttaagcTTCTTTTAGCTGAAGCTCTTAGTCTTCCCACCACTGATGAACAAAGACGCCACTGCTTCTGAGGCTCTTTATAACTCTGTTGCAGTCTCCGTACCCATTGCAGTGAAGAAACAGCTCATCAACTGAGCATATCGCACCTGTCTTTATCAGCTCTGAGAGAAACTTCAGCTCAGCCTCGCTTGTATTCATCTTCAGAACCAAGAAATCAGCAAAGCTTGCTGTTTCCTTGAACCATGCTAGAAAATCAAAGCTGTCATCTTCTACAAaaggttcttcttcttcctctccacgACTAGCCACTGTTCCCGCGAGTCCCGGATGGTAGATGAAGGTTACACCAGGACTTTTGACATAAGAAGTCAATATAGATGTGTTGTGATGCACAAAGTAGCTGTTAAAAGCTTTCTTGTCGATAGGGTACGACGGGAAGAACCAATCCGACCTCGGTGTGAGATGATCCGCTGCTCCAATATCAATATAAACCAGCCTCTTCCTAGAAGAGACGTCAATAAACTCAGGCAAGTAATGGATCCTTCTCTCAAAATCCGACCGTTTCTCCTCGAGAAGAGGCTCTAATAACCCAATGTAGGGTCTGCTATTAAGCACAGACGAGCAATCAGCCGGAAGTTCGTGATGAGATTGATCCAAACCGAAACTATCTTCACTATTTCTCCTGAACACAATCAAAACCTGCTCACCTAAGGAAGCAACATGAACAACACTCGAGTTcttgagcagagaagaaacAGGCGAGACGGATCTAACCAACCCGTTAGAGTCCGACCCAACAAGCATAGCTCCGGTTCCACCGGGCTTAAGCACACGCTCGATTTCATAAACAAGTGAAGCAGGGACAGAAACCGTCTCAAGATCCATAGAGAAGACAAACCCGAAAGAAGCATCATCATAACGTAGCTCACTAGTGAACTTCCTGTGCTTGAAAGCAAAAACAGGCGGCGCGTGGCTCACGCGGGCATCAGAGATCCCTTGTAGGTTCATAGC is from Brassica napus cultivar Da-Ae chromosome A4, Da-Ae, whole genome shotgun sequence and encodes:
- the LOC125608105 gene encoding uncharacterized protein LOC125608105, with product MGVELLKLKLTPTSFRRRVILRALVIVFAFSVVSIIRNLNGAYQGETHLHHRPRKVDDCAVNFAFLGPFLFSGNGFLSSTFLKPVWNFIESDKCKTNIDLTTQVVAELKGLNLLSNDARALCIGRRSVSALLAMNLQGISDARVSHAPPVFAFKHRKFTSELRYDDASFGFVFSMDLETVSVPASLVYEIERVLKPGGTGAMLVGSDSNGLVRSVSPVSSLLKNSSVVHVASLGEQVLIVFRRNSEDSFGLDQSHHELPADCSSVLNSRPYIGLLEPLLEEKRSDFERRIHYLPEFIDVSSRKRLVYIDIGAADHLTPRSDWFFPSYPIDKKAFNSYFVHHNTSILTSYVKSPGVTFIYHPGLAGTVASRGEEEEEPFVEDDSFDFLAWFKETASFADFLVLKMNTSEAELKFLSELIKTGAICSVDELFLHCNGYGDCNRVIKSLRSSGVFVHQWWED